AGGAGGATCGATCATGACGTAGAAGCACAGATCACAACTACGCAGCTTAGTGGAGGTGGAGTCCATCCCTAAACACCGCCTTGTCCTTTCCTAACtctgaggtcaaagttcagTGGTTAGGAATAGATATTAGGAGGTCATTCTTTGATAAGCCAGCCATGGTTGTGCATGACTTGTCTCAGGTTGTCCTCCACGTCCAGGCAGTTAATTACCGGTAATTAACGTTACGTCAGGTAACAACAGGTAGAATGCGCTCTGCTACTTGGACCACactccattcatccattcattcattcaacagcAGATGGACTTTATCACCGCGGTCCACTCAGCCGACACACGAATTCTactgcacgtttatgctgacatttacggtactgagcaagtaaccggaataaaagctatttaatcaaatattctggacaatgactgaagtatgtgaGTTAAGGACGAGTCTGACTACTCTTacacagtaaatgcaatatttttactctACATTTctagagatttctccaaagtaaaagccctataattacaagttcaaaagcaccatttctcaaagcttggactgcaataaaaacagatttagcaatagtTCCAGGATAAGACCAACGTACCTGAGTTAAGGACCTCATAGACTACTACCaagatgaatatcaagcatttctactgtacagatttggagatttctgaAAACTAAATGTCCAGTTTTTGCAAAttcaaaaagataatttctccTTACTTGAacagcaataaaagaaaattcagGAATAGTTCCAGACAAAGACCAATGCaaatgtgttaaggacctctctgactaccAGAATGCggaataccgtaaatgtcagcataaacgtgcagtAGAATTCGTGTGTCGGCTGAGTGGACCGCGGTACTTTATCAGCTCATACGAAACACTGCTGCACCACAGGTGCGGGCATTTCACGTGGTTTGGGTTGTTCAGGCAAATTCATCATTTATGTCAATGTTTTAGACAGAAAATGTCCACTTTTAAGACGGAATGGCGGCAGTACGGGAACTCACGAGGGACACGTTTTCTTTCCGAAATCTGGCGTTTCATTGTTACAATTAAAACAATCttcttacaacagatgttttcattgatattattattaatgcacATATCATTATATGCAGTTACATGGCCATTTGTTTCAAGAAGCAAAGCGAATATATTTGAACGTTGTCTGGTTTAACCGCGCGAAAAGAAGCGGATGTTCAAACGACCCTATCGATAATCCTAATGATCAATAACACGTGACGCCGTGCTGTCCACACCTTGTGCTGCGCGGGTCTGGAGCGGCACAGGGTTCTGTAGAAGACGCAGTCCGGAGCCGCCATGTTGGACAGGCGGCCGGAACCAAAACACtgcggtgcattgtgggaaaaagAGACGAAGGCGCTCGTTTTTGAAAACAGTTTAATTATATTCACAGTTTTAATATGAAttcatagaaaacaaaaaaataacgatttaataataatatataaaagaaAAGTATGTATAGATATAGAAAAGCATATAAGTGTATATATcttatattcacacacacacgtctactcTCTACATGTGAAGTGCTGGGAGTCCCTGAACTCCAGGTAGAGGCTGAACAGGAGGTGCAGAGACTGGACCCGGCTCCCGTACACGGGGATGTCCAGCATGGCGCACACGGCCTCGGCGTACTCCGCCGTGCTGCACTGGAGCCGCGCCGGCGGCAGCTGCAGGCGTCCCAGCAGCTCCTCGACCTCCGAGGGCCACTCCTGCATCAGGCTGTCGATGTCCGGCATCCAGCGCACGTACTGCACGCTGGCCGGGGGCTTGCAGCGGTGCAGGGCGCTGATGCTGTTCACCCAGCTGTCCAGCGCACGGGGGTTAGTCTGAGGGCTCGGGACGCTCGTCACCTTCTTCAGCTGGAGCACAGCGAGAGAGGGGGGTGAAACGggaggggacagagagagagacaggtacagacagacaggttgTGTACCTCGGCGGCTCCGTGCTGCTTGCTCTCCTCTGACATCCACAGTGACATCACCGTTGGGTCGGACTGCTTCACGCTGGGCTCGTCCAGAATCAGGAGACCCAGACCGTCCGCTTTCCCGTCCGGCCGCGGCACCTGAACGCCACACGTGTCCCAGCGGGACCGAGGTTACGCAGACAGATCAAACATCATTCACCAACAGACACGTCTTTTCTTCAACTGGCTCCTGTTTGGTGCAACATCAACATTTCTTGTTGACCTGCTGGTGAAGTGATGTCACTTCCAGTTTGTACCTTGAGGAAGGCGTCGATGTCGCCCACGGCCGGGATGAAGTCCGGGATGAAGGGCTTCAGGCTGTGATCCAGCTCCACGGT
This sequence is a window from Pungitius pungitius chromosome 1, fPunPun2.1, whole genome shotgun sequence. Protein-coding genes within it:
- the ift46 gene encoding intraflagellar transport protein 46 homolog isoform X2; translation: MRDGCARAAATLVPPDASQQLLTQARRRGRGLMSTNGDEIDEEGASQRANEPPGRQPASPNEEEEEEEEEEDDSDEEDSDDDEEPGEAPEGVYDPADYANLPVSTEIKELFQYITRYSPQTVELDHSLKPFIPDFIPAVGDIDAFLKVPRPDGKADGLGLLILDEPSVKQSDPTVMSLWMSEESKQHGAAELKKVTSVPSPQTNPRALDSWVNSISALHRCKPPASVQYVRWMPDIDSLMQEWPSEVEELLGRLQLPPARLQCSTAEYAEAVCAMLDIPVYGSRVQSLHLLFSLYLEFRDSQHFTCRE
- the ift46 gene encoding intraflagellar transport protein 46 homolog isoform X1, with protein sequence MERADRGRDSRLLKNQPYDESLEVLDPEEVPSPTQTQARRRGRGLMSTNGDEIDEEGASQRANEPPGRQPASPNEEEEEEEEEEDDSDEEDSDDDEEPGEAPEGVYDPADYANLPVSTEIKELFQYITRYSPQTVELDHSLKPFIPDFIPAVGDIDAFLKVPRPDGKADGLGLLILDEPSVKQSDPTVMSLWMSEESKQHGAAELKKVTSVPSPQTNPRALDSWVNSISALHRCKPPASVQYVRWMPDIDSLMQEWPSEVEELLGRLQLPPARLQCSTAEYAEAVCAMLDIPVYGSRVQSLHLLFSLYLEFRDSQHFTCRE
- the ift46 gene encoding intraflagellar transport protein 46 homolog isoform X3, whose protein sequence is MSTNGDEIDEEGASQRANEPPGRQPASPNEEEEEEEEEEDDSDEEDSDDDEEPGEAPEGVYDPADYANLPVSTEIKELFQYITRYSPQTVELDHSLKPFIPDFIPAVGDIDAFLKVPRPDGKADGLGLLILDEPSVKQSDPTVMSLWMSEESKQHGAAELKKVTSVPSPQTNPRALDSWVNSISALHRCKPPASVQYVRWMPDIDSLMQEWPSEVEELLGRLQLPPARLQCSTAEYAEAVCAMLDIPVYGSRVQSLHLLFSLYLEFRDSQHFTCRE